One genomic window of Coraliomargarita sinensis includes the following:
- a CDS encoding GTP-binding protein, translated as MSERPLVYLIFGIPDSERRTVLFDLIEGGIPPSEDVLYFRPKSENNSPFDEQIEALENVSVVDWEVSDSKVSHGPITAAPEKIIFLAPGDSDPADVAEALKAWISHNDCELGRIITVLNCSFLKEQEKSRAWFDACIHFSDVVLLSRRESVENKWLKEFEARYRKACYPCHIELVSKGKAKNPAAVLEPEARRMSLYFDELIPIEEDEFDDEEQPEDLKPDRYIERNESGQRVRPIIEIGKMLP; from the coding sequence ATGTCGGAGCGTCCCCTAGTCTATCTGATTTTTGGTATCCCGGACTCCGAGCGCCGGACTGTCCTCTTTGACTTGATCGAAGGCGGCATCCCGCCGAGCGAGGACGTCCTTTATTTTCGCCCGAAGAGTGAAAACAATTCACCCTTTGACGAACAGATCGAGGCTCTCGAAAATGTCAGTGTCGTCGACTGGGAAGTCTCAGACAGTAAGGTAAGCCATGGCCCGATTACGGCCGCACCGGAAAAGATTATTTTTCTCGCTCCCGGCGACAGCGACCCGGCCGACGTGGCGGAAGCACTCAAGGCATGGATCAGTCACAACGACTGCGAGTTGGGACGGATTATTACCGTCTTGAATTGCTCGTTCCTCAAAGAGCAGGAGAAATCGAGAGCATGGTTTGACGCCTGCATTCATTTCTCCGATGTCGTGCTGCTGTCACGCCGCGAATCAGTCGAGAACAAATGGCTCAAGGAATTCGAAGCACGCTACCGTAAAGCCTGCTACCCCTGTCACATCGAATTGGTCAGCAAAGGCAAAGCGAAGAACCCGGCCGCTGTGCTCGAACCCGAGGCCCGGCGCATGTCACTATACTTCGATGAACTCATTCCCATCGAAGAAGACGAGTTTGACGATGAGGAGCAGCCTGAAGACCTCAAGCCCGACCGCTACATTGAACGGAATGAAAGCGGTCAGCGTGTCCGTCCCATTATTGAGATCGGAAAAATGCTACCCTGA
- a CDS encoding ABC transporter ATP-binding protein: MEETPSIHVRNLSRQFGPVSAIQNVNFTVNKGEVVGFLGPNGAGKSTTMRILSGILSASSGSAWVGGICVAQNPHEVKRKIGYMPENNPLPDDMRVVEYLRFRARLKEVPGRKLRETVQEAMEICDLARTARRKIIGTLSKGFRQRVGIADALLGKPEIIIMDEPTIGLDPHQIQGIRKLIDNLRGKLTVVISSHILPEIERCCDRVIVINRGRVVAAGTSQELRDEFIPGNRFLIELEGATEIAGLALSESGIDAAIIEETEVDEKRSKLVLRIESQNTDGSELIKVLSKRSEFTLLSLAPCEPTLEEIFLAATKRSWEETIEKKHTDPQPEPEKPAEANT; encoded by the coding sequence ATGGAAGAAACACCGAGCATTCACGTTCGCAACTTAAGCCGCCAGTTTGGGCCGGTCAGTGCCATTCAGAATGTAAATTTCACGGTCAACAAAGGTGAAGTCGTCGGCTTTCTCGGCCCCAATGGCGCAGGCAAGAGCACGACCATGCGTATTCTTTCCGGTATTTTATCCGCCAGTTCAGGCTCGGCCTGGGTGGGCGGAATTTGCGTGGCCCAGAACCCGCATGAAGTAAAACGGAAAATCGGCTACATGCCGGAAAACAATCCCCTGCCCGACGACATGCGGGTGGTTGAATATCTGCGCTTTCGGGCCCGCCTCAAGGAGGTGCCGGGGCGTAAACTCCGCGAGACCGTACAGGAGGCGATGGAAATTTGTGATCTGGCACGGACCGCACGCCGTAAAATCATCGGTACCCTGTCCAAGGGCTTTCGCCAGCGGGTGGGCATCGCCGACGCGCTCCTGGGCAAACCTGAAATCATTATCATGGACGAGCCGACCATCGGCCTGGACCCTCACCAGATTCAAGGTATCCGAAAACTCATCGATAACCTGAGAGGTAAGCTGACGGTGGTTATTTCCAGTCACATTCTGCCCGAAATCGAGCGCTGCTGCGACCGGGTCATCGTCATCAACCGAGGGCGCGTTGTCGCTGCCGGCACCAGTCAGGAATTACGGGATGAATTTATCCCCGGGAACCGGTTCCTCATCGAATTGGAAGGTGCCACCGAAATTGCCGGCCTGGCGCTCAGCGAGTCCGGTATCGATGCCGCCATTATCGAGGAAACCGAAGTCGATGAAAAGCGCAGCAAACTGGTGCTCCGCATCGAAAGTCAAAACACCGACGGGTCCGAGCTCATCAAAGTACTGAGCAAACGAAGTGAATTCACCCTTCTAAGTCTCGCACCCTGCGAACCCACCCTGGAAGAAATATTCCTGGCAGCGACCAAACGCTCGTGGGAAGAGACGATTGAAAAAAAGCATACCGACCCCCAGCCTGAACCTGAAAAGCCGGCTGAAGCGAACACATAA
- the aroC gene encoding chorismate synthase, whose translation MGNTFGTLFRISTWGESHGGGIGVVIDGCPPRLPISTEEIQFELDRRRPGQSEITTPRKESDSATIVSGVYEGLTLGTPIGIYVPNGDQRPSAYSEMKDKFRPSHADFTYQTKFGIRNHEGGGRSSARETIGRVAAGAIARKVLKLAGDIDIRAYITRVHDIEAPAIEHFPSLEEVEASPVRCPHPETAETMVERIKAMRSEGDSVGGLIECRVRNLPVGLGVPVFDRLEADLAKAMLSLPATKGFEIGSGFEGTRLRGSEHNDVYVNKDGKVGTATNRSGGVQGGISNGEELIFRVAFKPTATILQNQETVDKEGKATELMGRGRHDPCVVPRAVPIVEAMASLVLVDHWMRQKAQCDSFEF comes from the coding sequence ATGGGTAACACCTTCGGCACATTATTCCGCATTTCCACCTGGGGCGAAAGCCATGGCGGTGGCATCGGCGTCGTCATCGACGGCTGCCCGCCCCGCCTGCCCATCTCCACCGAAGAAATTCAATTTGAACTGGATCGCAGACGCCCCGGACAAAGCGAGATCACGACGCCCCGCAAGGAGAGTGACTCGGCTACGATCGTCTCGGGAGTTTACGAAGGCCTGACACTGGGCACGCCCATCGGGATCTACGTGCCCAACGGGGACCAGCGGCCCTCCGCCTACTCGGAGATGAAGGACAAGTTTCGTCCCTCCCACGCCGACTTCACCTATCAGACCAAGTTCGGCATTCGAAACCATGAGGGTGGCGGGCGATCCTCCGCACGTGAAACCATTGGCCGGGTCGCCGCCGGCGCCATCGCCCGGAAGGTTCTCAAGCTGGCAGGTGATATTGACATTCGTGCCTACATTACCCGGGTACACGACATTGAGGCGCCGGCCATCGAACACTTTCCGAGCTTGGAAGAAGTCGAAGCCTCCCCCGTGCGTTGCCCTCACCCGGAAACAGCCGAAACGATGGTTGAGCGCATTAAGGCCATGCGTTCCGAAGGAGACTCCGTGGGCGGACTGATTGAATGCCGGGTGCGCAACCTGCCTGTCGGATTGGGCGTGCCGGTCTTTGACCGCCTTGAAGCCGACCTGGCCAAGGCCATGCTCTCACTACCGGCCACCAAGGGCTTTGAAATCGGCAGCGGGTTTGAAGGCACCCGACTGCGCGGCTCCGAACATAATGACGTTTACGTTAACAAGGACGGAAAAGTCGGCACCGCAACCAATCGCTCCGGCGGTGTACAAGGCGGTATCAGCAATGGTGAAGAACTTATCTTCCGCGTCGCCTTCAAGCCCACGGCCACGATCCTGCAAAACCAGGAAACCGTCGACAAAGAAGGCAAAGCCACGGAGCTCATGGGCCGGGGCCGCCACGATCCCTGCGTGGTGCCGCGCGCGGTCCCCATCGTCGAAGCCATGGCTTCTCTCGTCCTGGTGGATCACTGGATGCGACAAAAAGCTCAGTGCGATAGCTTCGAATTTTAA
- a CDS encoding methylated-DNA--[protein]-cysteine S-methyltransferase — MSGCDAAGSILECVPVEEGRAGTWPTVINYGFYATPLGRCMIGETNGRICYLAFAPPGSDEARSADLCRRWPGVSLNNHSGMTDELPGKMFSLKAPAEVSVSLLVRGTPFQLEVWQALRAIPAGEVRTYSEIAQSIGRPKATRAVGSAIGANPIAWLIPCHRVIRSDGQLGGYRWGTAMKTACLAYERRQLGGAE, encoded by the coding sequence ATGTCGGGGTGTGACGCAGCAGGTTCGATTTTGGAATGCGTTCCGGTCGAAGAGGGCAGGGCTGGCACTTGGCCGACTGTCATCAATTACGGGTTTTATGCCACGCCGCTCGGGAGGTGTATGATCGGCGAGACAAACGGCCGGATTTGTTACCTGGCTTTTGCTCCGCCGGGGAGCGACGAAGCGAGGTCTGCGGATCTTTGCCGGCGCTGGCCCGGCGTATCCTTGAACAATCATTCCGGCATGACGGATGAACTGCCGGGCAAAATGTTTTCACTTAAAGCCCCTGCCGAGGTCTCTGTGTCACTTCTTGTCCGGGGCACTCCGTTTCAGCTTGAAGTTTGGCAGGCTTTACGGGCGATTCCCGCCGGCGAGGTCAGGACTTACTCCGAAATCGCGCAAAGTATCGGTCGGCCCAAGGCGACGCGTGCCGTGGGCAGCGCGATTGGGGCCAATCCGATCGCCTGGTTGATTCCCTGCCACCGCGTTATCCGTAGCGACGGCCAACTCGGTGGCTATCGCTGGGGCACTGCTATGAAAACAGCTTGTTTAGCTTATGAAAGGCGACAGTTGGGTGGGGCGGAGTAA
- a CDS encoding phosphoribosylanthranilate isomerase: protein MYRPVTVKICGLTREADVDLALELGADYCGFIVYPKSPRGISLERAMELASRVPEGRRVLVDVETGTEELEARRDAGFDFFQIHTGLDIGLASLAGWSGLVGRERLWVAPRLKPGDVFPEMVYEFADTVLLDTYHKDRVGGTGETGDWDGFAKLKQQNPATRWILAGGLNPQNALEAIAATGAGCVDVNSGVETEPGMKSPEKLRELFGALKPS, encoded by the coding sequence ATGTATCGACCGGTTACAGTCAAAATCTGCGGACTGACCCGTGAGGCGGATGTGGATCTGGCTCTGGAGTTGGGCGCGGACTATTGCGGATTTATTGTTTATCCGAAATCGCCGCGCGGAATTTCTTTGGAACGTGCCATGGAGCTGGCCAGCCGCGTGCCCGAGGGGCGGCGGGTCCTGGTTGATGTCGAAACCGGCACGGAGGAGCTCGAGGCCCGTCGTGACGCTGGCTTTGATTTCTTTCAGATCCACACGGGACTTGATATCGGACTCGCGTCTTTGGCCGGGTGGTCCGGCTTGGTCGGTCGCGAACGCCTCTGGGTCGCTCCCCGGCTCAAGCCCGGAGATGTCTTCCCGGAGATGGTATATGAATTTGCCGATACCGTGCTGCTCGATACGTATCATAAAGATCGGGTCGGTGGCACGGGGGAGACCGGAGATTGGGACGGCTTTGCCAAACTGAAGCAGCAAAACCCCGCAACCCGCTGGATACTGGCGGGCGGACTGAATCCGCAAAACGCGCTCGAGGCGATTGCCGCGACCGGCGCGGGATGCGTGGACGTGAACAGCGGCGTGGAAACGGAGCCGGGAATGAAAAGCCCCGAAAAGCTGCGCGAGCTCTTCGGGGCTTTGAAGCCATCCTAG
- a CDS encoding DUF2062 domain-containing protein, with product MFKKVKGVIHRELTNGLNLRRGSIAIASSFTLGIFPIIGFSTPLNTLSAFLFRLNQPIVQALNWVLGPLKWLLIIPFLRFGEWLFAAEPFMLSLSEFSKIFFDDWIATTREFAWTFIHVISGWLVLAPVIYLLVYYLSITVLSKRVSPQGTESLTRKKEEHGPAA from the coding sequence GTGTTCAAGAAGGTCAAAGGCGTCATCCACAGAGAGCTCACCAACGGGCTTAACCTGCGTCGTGGTTCGATTGCGATCGCCTCGTCGTTTACGCTGGGCATCTTCCCTATCATTGGATTTTCCACCCCGTTAAATACCCTGAGCGCTTTTCTCTTTCGGCTCAATCAGCCGATTGTTCAGGCCCTGAATTGGGTACTGGGGCCGCTCAAATGGCTGCTGATCATACCTTTCCTGCGGTTCGGGGAGTGGCTTTTTGCGGCCGAGCCATTTATGCTCAGTTTAAGTGAGTTCAGTAAAATCTTTTTCGACGACTGGATTGCGACGACCAGGGAGTTCGCCTGGACTTTCATACATGTGATTAGCGGCTGGTTGGTCCTGGCGCCGGTTATCTATCTGCTTGTTTACTACCTGAGTATAACAGTCTTATCCAAACGGGTTTCGCCTCAAGGAACCGAGTCCCTGACCCGTAAGAAAGAGGAGCACGGGCCGGCCGCGTAA
- a CDS encoding NAD(P)-dependent oxidoreductase, whose protein sequence is MNEQNVAVLGLGLIGSIWAKHYADEGQLAACWSRSPKPDLPFQIETPATCAEKAQYIQLCLYDADSVREVLGKLLPHLGEQHTVIQSSTIDGVSAEEFSALVRESGASYLEAPFTGSKPAAEERKTVFFLGGEDKIVQDAEPILQTISTKRFHIGTPRQAASIKLAMNLQISGISQALCESITMSRDAGIADDIFFDVMKQNVAWSGLSALKEPKLRDADFSPQFSIKNMHKDMRLAKQTVENEMPLLTTIAKCLETAEQAGYGEDDFIALIRNLPTKS, encoded by the coding sequence ATGAATGAACAAAACGTAGCTGTTCTCGGTTTGGGGCTGATCGGTTCGATCTGGGCCAAACATTACGCCGACGAAGGACAACTCGCGGCATGCTGGAGCCGGAGCCCGAAGCCGGACCTGCCCTTTCAAATCGAAACGCCTGCAACCTGCGCCGAGAAAGCTCAATACATTCAGCTCTGCCTCTACGACGCGGATTCCGTCCGGGAGGTCCTCGGAAAACTGCTACCCCACCTTGGCGAGCAACACACGGTGATCCAGTCCTCGACTATTGACGGCGTCAGCGCGGAAGAGTTTTCGGCACTTGTACGGGAATCGGGTGCTTCGTACCTGGAAGCTCCGTTTACCGGCAGTAAGCCGGCAGCCGAGGAACGAAAAACTGTCTTCTTTCTCGGGGGAGAGGATAAGATTGTGCAGGACGCAGAGCCGATCCTGCAGACCATTTCCACCAAACGTTTTCATATTGGCACGCCCCGGCAGGCTGCATCGATCAAGCTGGCCATGAACCTGCAGATTTCGGGGATTTCCCAAGCCCTCTGCGAAAGTATTACCATGAGTCGCGACGCCGGGATCGCAGACGACATCTTTTTTGACGTGATGAAGCAAAACGTGGCCTGGTCCGGGCTCTCTGCTTTGAAGGAACCGAAGCTGCGCGACGCTGATTTCAGCCCTCAGTTTTCAATCAAGAACATGCACAAGGACATGCGTCTGGCGAAACAGACTGTTGAAAACGAGATGCCGCTTTTGACTACCATCGCGAAGTGTCTCGAAACAGCTGAGCAAGCAGGTTATGGTGAGGATGATTTCATCGCCCTCATCCGTAACCTGCCGACGAAATCATAG